From a region of the Mesotoga sp. Brook.08.105.5.1 genome:
- the obgE gene encoding GTPase ObgE, protein MLANDQESLVDTGRIYVKAGDGGNGSVSFRREKYIPFGGPDGGDGGRGGHVFLRSTNSINTLYEFKRKKKFIAQSGESGHGSNMAGKKGKDLVIRVPVGTIAYDAESGEIIADLCNPGQIVAIARGGKGGRGNARFVSSTNQAPKAAENGEPGEELFVRLELKILADVALVGFPNVGKSTLISVMSNARPKIANYHFTTLSPNLGVVMANDEQGYIVADVPGLIKGAHQGVGLGHSFLRHIERCKTIVHLLDISESEGRDFLQDYDDIRYELEFYKKELADKPEIVVANKCDLLPQEERENKLEIFRKKIGKDIIPISAATREGVNALKETIWKNVESDHSYLSSMKVEEELPLPQVEPVVLTAPYPEDFRVEKDSEGRYVVLGPAVDFYTRKIRAFKYRDRFIMDKLEKGGLSSKLRNAGIEEGDTVVIDDKEYVFKD, encoded by the coding sequence GTGCTAGCTAACGATCAGGAAAGTCTCGTTGACACGGGGCGCATATACGTTAAGGCAGGAGATGGAGGAAATGGTTCAGTTTCCTTCAGAAGAGAGAAGTACATACCCTTTGGAGGTCCTGACGGCGGCGATGGCGGCAGGGGTGGCCATGTCTTTCTCAGATCGACCAATTCAATAAACACGCTCTATGAATTCAAACGCAAGAAGAAATTCATCGCTCAAAGCGGGGAGAGCGGTCACGGTTCAAATATGGCCGGAAAGAAGGGAAAGGATCTGGTTATAAGAGTGCCCGTTGGGACGATTGCATATGACGCGGAGAGTGGAGAGATCATTGCCGACCTTTGCAATCCCGGTCAAATCGTTGCGATTGCCAGAGGCGGAAAGGGTGGAAGGGGCAATGCGAGGTTCGTCTCTTCAACGAATCAGGCGCCCAAGGCAGCAGAAAATGGAGAGCCCGGCGAGGAACTCTTTGTTCGGCTGGAGCTGAAGATTCTGGCCGATGTTGCACTGGTCGGGTTCCCAAACGTCGGAAAATCGACGCTCATTTCCGTTATGTCGAATGCTAGACCGAAGATAGCAAATTATCACTTCACAACCCTCTCGCCCAATCTCGGAGTTGTTATGGCGAATGACGAACAGGGATACATAGTGGCAGACGTTCCGGGTTTAATCAAAGGAGCACATCAGGGTGTCGGTCTCGGCCACAGCTTTTTGAGGCACATAGAGAGATGCAAGACTATAGTTCATCTCCTGGACATCTCTGAGAGCGAGGGAAGAGACTTCCTTCAGGATTATGACGATATTCGTTACGAGCTTGAATTCTACAAGAAGGAGCTGGCCGATAAGCCCGAGATAGTAGTTGCAAACAAGTGCGATCTTCTTCCTCAAGAAGAACGTGAAAACAAGCTGGAGATATTCAGGAAGAAGATCGGCAAAGATATTATTCCAATCTCGGCTGCTACTCGCGAGGGAGTCAATGCGTTGAAAGAGACGATCTGGAAAAACGTTGAAAGCGATCATTCCTACTTGTCGTCGATGAAGGTTGAAGAAGAGCTTCCTTTGCCCCAGGTCGAACCGGTTGTGCTTACCGCTCCCTATCCGGAAGACTTCAGAGTTGAGAAAGATTCTGAAGGCAGATATGTTGTTCTTGGACCGGCCGTTGATTTCTACACGAGAAAAATCAGAGCTTTCAAATACAGGGACCGTTTCATAATGGACAAGCTGGAAAAGGGAGGACTCTCTTCAAAACTTAGGAATGCGGGGATTGAGGAAGGAGACACTGTAGTTATTGATGACAAAGAATATGTGTTCAAAGATTAA
- a CDS encoding ABC transporter ATP-binding protein codes for MSLLKLEQVTKRFGGLTAVSDFNLDLQEGELVGLIGPNGAGKTTVFNLITNTYYVSEGRILLDGKDITGMKTDRITAAGIARTFQNIRLFGELTVLENVLTACHLRLKSSVISAVFGLPGYRSEEVQMRGKARALLKTLGLDKYERDLAGSLPYGLQRKLEIARALATQPRVLLLDEPAAGMNPEETLALAALILRIRKDFQQTILLIEHDMSLVMTICERIIVLDHGVTIAKGLPEEIQNNPDVITAYLGTGDLYA; via the coding sequence ATGAGTCTGCTTAAACTTGAACAAGTAACTAAGAGATTCGGCGGACTCACTGCGGTCTCGGATTTCAATCTCGATCTTCAGGAGGGAGAGCTGGTAGGACTTATAGGACCTAATGGAGCCGGCAAGACAACTGTGTTCAATCTAATAACAAATACATATTACGTAAGCGAAGGCAGGATTCTCCTCGACGGAAAAGACATCACCGGAATGAAGACAGATAGAATCACCGCAGCCGGTATCGCTAGAACATTCCAAAACATCCGCCTCTTCGGAGAGCTGACAGTTCTGGAGAATGTGCTTACGGCCTGCCACCTGCGCCTGAAGTCCTCTGTTATTTCTGCCGTCTTTGGGCTGCCGGGATACAGGAGTGAAGAAGTGCAGATGCGCGGCAAGGCAAGAGCCCTGCTCAAGACACTTGGCCTAGACAAGTATGAGCGAGACCTGGCCGGATCTCTTCCCTACGGCCTTCAGAGAAAACTCGAAATTGCCAGAGCTCTAGCGACGCAACCGAGAGTGTTATTGCTGGACGAGCCGGCCGCGGGGATGAACCCGGAAGAGACGCTTGCCCTGGCGGCTCTGATCCTTAGAATTCGAAAGGACTTTCAGCAGACGATTCTGTTGATTGAACACGACATGAGCCTTGTCATGACCATATGCGAGCGGATTATCGTCCTTGATCACGGCGTCACAATCGCAAAGGGACTTCCAGAGGAAATTCAGAACAATCCTGATGTAATAACCGCCTATCTCGGAACGGGTGATTTGTATGCTTAG
- a CDS encoding ABC transporter ATP-binding protein → MLRVENLNVYYGGIHALKGISFNVEEGKIVALIGANGAGKSTTLRSICGLKKVKDGEIVFKSRSITNKSTNEIVRAGMTLVPEGRRIFPNLTVIENLMLGAFLRKDSEGIERDLEWVNTLFPILRERKDQKGGTLSGGEQQMLAIGRALMSRPDLLMLDEPSLGLAPVIVGEVFKVIRKVHEEGKTILLIEQNALGALKLADYAYVLETGRVVLEGKGEELLNNDLVKKSYLGG, encoded by the coding sequence ATGCTTAGGGTAGAGAACTTAAACGTGTATTACGGAGGCATCCATGCTCTGAAGGGAATCTCTTTCAACGTTGAGGAAGGGAAGATCGTCGCGCTTATCGGTGCGAACGGGGCCGGAAAATCGACAACTCTGAGAAGCATCTGCGGCCTCAAGAAAGTGAAAGATGGCGAGATAGTCTTCAAGTCAAGGAGTATTACAAACAAGTCCACAAATGAAATCGTGAGGGCAGGAATGACTCTGGTCCCTGAGGGAAGAAGAATCTTTCCGAACCTCACGGTGATCGAGAACCTTATGCTTGGGGCATTTCTAAGAAAAGACTCTGAAGGAATCGAAAGGGATCTTGAATGGGTGAACACTCTCTTTCCAATACTGAGAGAGAGAAAGGATCAAAAGGGCGGAACTCTCTCGGGTGGTGAGCAGCAGATGCTTGCCATAGGCAGGGCGCTGATGTCTAGACCGGATCTTCTTATGCTCGATGAGCCATCGCTTGGACTCGCTCCAGTAATAGTCGGCGAAGTATTCAAGGTAATTCGAAAAGTTCACGAAGAGGGTAAGACGATTCTCCTGATCGAGCAGAATGCCCTCGGTGCACTGAAGCTGGCCGATTATGCCTACGTACTTGAAACGGGGCGGGTCGTCCTTGAAGGGAAAGGAGAGGAACTGCTTAACAACGACCTTGTGAAAAAATCATACCTTGGAGGTTAG
- the nadD gene encoding nicotinate (nicotinamide) nucleotide adenylyltransferase encodes MTKNMCSKIKIGIFGGSFDPVHMGHVAVATRAIEKLRLEKLYVIPAYIPPHKVSSTVAPYDLRRSWLKKVFCEVEQACVSDYERERGGISYSLFTVRHFAEVHGCKPFLVIGEDSLVTLESWYEYKALLNEATIVVYPRSEGSVDLPSVEKVVWLDAPRFDLSSTEIRKKIVEGKSIEGLVPDSILDEVTTYYG; translated from the coding sequence ATGACAAAGAATATGTGTTCAAAGATTAAGATAGGCATCTTCGGAGGTTCTTTCGACCCGGTTCATATGGGACATGTGGCTGTAGCGACCCGGGCGATCGAGAAACTACGGCTTGAGAAGCTTTATGTTATTCCAGCGTACATTCCTCCTCACAAAGTTTCCAGTACGGTTGCACCATACGACCTGAGAAGATCTTGGCTCAAGAAGGTTTTCTGTGAAGTCGAGCAAGCGTGTGTGTCTGATTATGAAAGAGAAAGGGGAGGAATCTCTTATTCACTCTTCACGGTCAGGCACTTCGCAGAGGTTCACGGCTGCAAACCGTTTCTCGTTATCGGCGAGGACAGCTTAGTTACTCTGGAGAGTTGGTATGAATACAAAGCTCTACTGAACGAAGCGACAATAGTGGTTTATCCGAGAAGTGAAGGCAGTGTGGACTTGCCCTCCGTCGAGAAAGTTGTCTGGCTGGACGCACCTCGTTTCGACTTATCGTCGACTGAGATTCGGAAGAAGATTGTGGAAGGCAAGTCGATTGAAGGGTTGGTTCCCGATTCAATACTGGACGAGGTAACGACTTACTATGGATAA
- a CDS encoding tRNA-dihydrouridine synthase — protein sequence MDKQIGLSPMAGYTDEVMRQLSLECGADFVFSEMISVEGVLRGSGKTDEIIPSAPTRIQLFGSCVSRMAKAAARLNGIATWIDINAGCPVRKVTRRGAGSALLRTPEKIAEMIVALKETVDIPVSVKIRLGIENIETEEIIYPILKAKPKAVFIHGRTVSQGYSGAANWEEIERITQILHSEGILSYGSGDMYSPEAIARALRQYSVDGVVVARGAIGNPWIFRQARDLIEFGSYDNLTLPERLNYFLIHFGRLAEAVGEEQAVRDLRKSFAGYTRNIRHASNLRSEYMKCNSLSEVKELFRNYIPERQLSKY from the coding sequence ATGGATAAGCAAATCGGGCTCTCTCCCATGGCTGGATATACAGATGAGGTAATGAGGCAGCTTTCGCTCGAATGTGGAGCGGATTTTGTTTTCAGTGAGATGATTAGCGTAGAAGGTGTCCTAAGGGGATCGGGAAAAACAGACGAGATAATCCCGTCAGCCCCTACGAGAATACAGCTCTTTGGTTCATGCGTATCGAGAATGGCGAAGGCAGCCGCCCGGCTTAACGGCATAGCGACCTGGATCGATATTAACGCCGGCTGTCCTGTAAGAAAAGTAACGAGAAGAGGGGCAGGGAGCGCCTTGCTAAGAACACCTGAAAAAATCGCTGAGATGATTGTCGCCCTGAAAGAGACGGTCGATATTCCTGTTTCAGTCAAGATAAGACTCGGCATCGAAAACATCGAAACGGAAGAGATCATCTACCCGATATTGAAAGCAAAACCCAAAGCGGTCTTCATTCACGGCAGAACCGTATCGCAAGGCTATTCGGGGGCAGCGAATTGGGAAGAGATCGAGCGTATCACCCAGATTCTTCATTCGGAAGGCATTCTCTCTTACGGTTCTGGCGATATGTATAGCCCTGAGGCGATCGCAAGGGCTTTGAGACAGTATTCGGTAGATGGCGTTGTCGTTGCGAGAGGAGCGATCGGCAATCCCTGGATCTTCAGACAGGCGAGAGACCTCATTGAGTTTGGCTCATACGATAATCTCACGCTTCCCGAAAGACTCAATTACTTTCTTATACACTTCGGAAGGCTTGCCGAGGCGGTTGGTGAAGAACAAGCCGTCAGAGATCTTAGGAAATCATTTGCCGGTTACACACGGAACATAAGGCATGCATCGAATCTCAGAAGTGAATACATGAAGTGCAACTCTCTCTCAGAAGTCAAGGAACTTTTCAGAAATTACATTCCAGAGCGGCAACTTTCCAAATATTGA